From the Nostoc sp. PCC 7107 genome, the window TTCCCCTGATTCAACTCAAGTTAATACCTTTCCGTGTTGGCTAGTGCGAACCAGTGAAACGCCTCATCGCATGACATTATTTTTTAAATTACATACTGCTCCCAATAATCTCCAAGACTATCATTTGCAAGCGGAGGTTTTCAAAGAGAAATGGGTGCAGATCAAAGACCAACCTTTCCCTTGGTATGTGCGTTTAGACCCCATACGGTTGATTTTGATGGAAAGCTAGTAGAAAAAATCTGAAGTGTTAATTATAACTCGGTACTATCACTAACGATATTGCTTGGCTTGGGTTTCATATAAATAGGCATAACGACTACCCAACTGGATTAGTTCATTATGAGTCCCACTTTCAACAATTGTGCCGTTTTCCATAACATAAATGCGATCGGCCATCTTAACTGTAGATAAGCGATGGCTAATTAAGATTGCTGCTTGATTTTGGATCAATTGGCGGAATTTTTCAAACACTTCATATTCCGCTTTCGGATCCATTGCACTAGTCGGTTCATCTAAAACTATCAACTGAGAATCTCTTAAAAATGCCCGCGCCAAGGCTATTTTTTGCCACTGACCAATACTTAATTCTTCTCCTTGATCAAATAATTTACCCAAAATGGTGTCATACCCTTTGGGTAATTTAGTAATCATATCATCCGCACCAGAACGACGCGCCGCCGTCATAATACTTTCTCGATTAGCAGGCAATTCAATATTAGCTAACCAAATATTTTCTTGGGCAGTAAAGTTGTATTTAGCGTAGTCTTGAAAAATCACGCTGATGTCACGGCGTAATTCGGCAATTTTATAGTCTCTGATATCAACACCATCAATAGTGATGCTACCAGCTGTTGGATCATACAAGCGACATAGCAATTTAATTAAAGTCGTTTTCCCCGAACCATTTTCACCAACTAATGCTACTACTTCTCCCGGTTTAATGTTTAAGTTAATATTATGTAGTGCTTGACGGGTTGTAGTGGAATATTGAAAACTCACATCATGAAACACAATCCCTGTCTGTATTGGTCGCGGTATTGGTTTGGGATTTACCGAATCAACTAATCTGGGTTTAAGGTCAAGAAACTCGTAGAGATTACCTAAAAATAAATTATCTTCGTAAAGCGCCGAAATGTTGGCTAATAAACTTTTAATATCATTCTGTCCTCGTTGTAGTGCTTGATAATAAAGCACCAAATCACCCAAACGGAGAACTCCGTTGATAGCTTGATAGATAATTAAAGCATAAATAGCAAATATAAGAATTCCAGCGATCGCTTCGGCTGCAAAGTTAGCAATAAAGCGGCGGGTAAAAATTTTCAGACTTTCTTTATAGATTTGTCTGCGGATGCGGAGATACCAATTACTAAAGTAGTGACCTAAATCAAATAAGCGAATTTCTTTCGCAAATTGGTCTGATGTCAGCATCCAAGCCAAATAAAAACCTTGACGTTGCATCGGTGTCCATTTGCGCTGCCAATCATACATAATGCGGCTATATTTGACACGCACTAACATTGCAGGTAACGCAGCCACAAATAAAACACCCAAAATTCCCCAATGGAGTGTTAGTAACAACCCAATCATTGCTACTAGGGAAATACTATTTTGCCCAATCTGTGCTAGACGATTGAGAATTTGCGGTGGTCGATAAGGTGCTTCTTGTTGCGCTCTTTGTAAGGTATCGTAGTATAAAGAATTTTCGTAGTACTCTAGGTCAGCTTCAATAGATTTAGCGTTAATAATTCCCTGCATATAGTCCGTTACCCGTTGAGAATGGGCAGTGGTGACTAGTTCTGTTAAGGAGTTAGCCAGAGTAGTTAATAAAGTCACTCCACCAGCTATAACGATTAAAATTAAGACGTTACGAAATGCTAATGCCTTGTCTGCTAGGCTCACGTTAGCAGCTACGGCATCAATAATGAGTTTCGAGAGATAAATTGAGACTACTGGTAAAATACCTTGAATAGTCAGTAAGACTACACGAGCGATCGTCCAACCAGGGCTACTTTGCCATACTAAACGCAATGCCGGCAAAAGTCGTAGAGTATTTTGCAGCTTATCTCGAATTTTTTTGCCTAGTTGCATATTTAAAATGGCGATCGCAGTAAAGAATGTGCAAATGTCAACTCTAATTTCTTAGACTTTAAATTGTAACGGCAGATAAGTTTTCCTGAACAAGTTCATTTTCTACTAACTTCACCAACTCAGGTAGTGCCGCTAACGAATGTTGCCGTCGTAAACTATAAATCGGCACTTGTTGAACTACACTCATACATTGCCTAAAATGTTCTTTGAGAAATTCTGGTGCAGTCAAGGCTTGCATTTCTCTAGAATGTCGGACTAATTCTCCAAAGCTTTGTTTTGCTTCTAAAGGAACTATTTCTGAGTGAGTTCCCCAAGCTAAAACATAAATTTTTTGCAGAGGTACAGATTGTTGAAAGAAGCCGTCTTGCAATCGATGAACGCGCTTCACCGTTTGGGAATTTAGTAAAGGTAAGCTTTCTGGTACATGGCCAAAAGAAGCCACCGCATCTGGCCATAGCTTAATTTGCGGAAACCCAGGAATTACTAGCGGTTGTTTTTCACCAACTTGAATTGCCAAAACATCATCTGTCAAAATACTGTAGCCATGAGCGTGAAAACATTCGGCTAACGTTGACTTGCCAAAACCTGAGTCGGCCATAAAGGCTACAGCACGATCATTGATGACTACACTACTAGCATGAAGTACAAGCAAGCCCCTCTGTCTGAGCAATACGCAAATAATTACACCTAGCAGAAAAGTCCGAATTAATGCTTCATCAACACCAGGGTTGGGATCAATAACAATTTCTTTACCGTCTTTCACCAACACCATACCGAATTCGGCAATTGTAGCTAAGAGGTGGTTGCCACCATCACTACGCTTTTGTTGTGGTTCATTTAGCTTACCCAAGCGGATAACTACATCTGCTGGTTTATCACTGGGGATGAGTTCAGGTAAGGGAAATTCAGAGTGAATACCTAAGTTATATGCAGTGTAAACGTACATCTAAAATATTGCTGAATGACTACTGAATAACTATTTTTGTTGATGCAAAACTCAATTTTACTAATGCTGTTATGTTGACAAAGTTTTGGCAATCTGTAATAAAGGAAGCCATCAGGAATACTATTTCCTGATGTTTCCAATCATCTGATTTAAGTTTTCCAGTAGTCCTAAAAAGCTCTATTTTCTAGGACTACTGAAGCTTATCTTAGCTCTGGAGTATATTTGGGTGTAATGGTAAAAGTAGTTGTTACTATTACACTCATAACTTGTTTAGAACTATTATCGGGGTACGCGGGGTACGGGATTAAGTACCCCATTAACGGAACCTTCTAGCCCTAGTACTTCGCCAGGAAACTGAGTAGGATTGTCACCGATTTGGAAAGTATCCGTTTCTCCTGGTCTACCAAACGCATGTGTAACGTTTTGAACACTACCGTAGTTTGTTAATTTGGGAGCTTCGTAAGCTTTTTTCATTGTTTGAGTCTCCTGTGGGTTTTGTTTATTTTTTACTAAACTAGATATTGGCTTTGAGACATTCACCAATTCAGTCTAGGTAGGAGCAGGCTGAAGCTGCACTGCCCCTAGTCCGACTTATGGTTTTAATGGGGATATAATTCAGCCCAAGAGCAAGTGTTAAGTATTCATCTTCCTCGATTGCTACCTACGGGAATGATTATTCCATTAGCAGCAGAACCACTCAGCCCTAGAATTTCGCCAGGAAACTGAGTAGGATTATTCCCGACTTGGAAAGTATCCGCCGAACCATCATCACCAAAAGCATTAGTAACATCTTGAACACGACCGTAGTTTGTTATTTGAGGAGCTTCATAAGCTTTTTTCATATTTTCTGTCTCTTGCTTGCTTTGTTTATCTTTTGCGGGAATATCTAGCCGTAGTCATTTAGGTTAGGTCAATATTGATTACTCAAAGCCTGATAGCTAATGGATTATACTCAGCACTTTGCTATAAATATTGGCTTGGGAACTATCCCCAATCTAGTCTAGGTAGGAGCAGGCTAAAAATGCACTGCCCCTAGTCAGACTTATGGTTTTTTTGGTGATGATTTAGCCAAAGAGCGTATGGAACAAATTACCAAAATGGTATTGTTTCACCGTTATTTGTCCTAGTTGGGAATGAGTACCCCATTTTGGGAACCACTGAGTCCAATAGTTGAACCAGGAACAGGAGTAGGATTACTTCCAATTAGGAAGGTATCTCTTCCACCTGCGCTACCAAAAGCATTGGTAATGTTTTGAACACTACCGTAGTTTGTGAGTTGAGGAGCTTCGTAAGCTTTTTTCATTGTTAAGTCTCCTGTTGTTTTTGTTGATCTTTGTACTGGACTAGATATTGGCTTTAAGATATTCACCAATTCAGTCTAGGTAGGAGCAGGCTAAAAACGCACTACCCCTAGTCCGACTTATGGTTTTTTTGGTTATGATTTAGCCAAAGAGAGAGTGTTAAAGCTTTCCAAACTGGAATTGTCGAATCATCATTTGCATCCTCTGTTGTAGATATAAGATTGTCGTAGTATCTGCGGAGTGTGTTTAGATCCACAAATTCTTGAAGATTACTGCCATCGTTAGTAATTACTTGATCTACGAGCAGTCGATCAAAATGCAATAACCCACGCTGAAAGTTGGGACTCATATCTGTTTTGCCGCCACGCCACTGCACTTCTTGGGGAAGAATACCATCTAAACCTTTCCGCATGATGAAGCGAGACCATCCTTGATTGAGTTTTTGTTCTGGTGGTAGAGAGAGGCAAAATTCAATCAAACGTTTATCCATAAAGGGATGACGTGACTCTAGAGAAAATGCCGCAGAACATAGGTCGCCTAATTCCAATACTGTGGTGAACAAGGTGGAGTTTAAGGTACGACACTGTTCTTCTCTCACTGTTACGGCGCGACTTTGGTCTTGATCCTGAGATTGTGTTAGAGGATTTATCCCGACTGTTTTGGCGAATTGCGGGTTGATTAAAGAAGTAACTTGGGGTTGATTTTGTTTGTGACCACGGAGTGATCGCCAAATCTTCAAGATATATTGAGGAACTAAGGGTTTAATTCCGTAAGTGACGAACAATTTCCGCCGCGAAACTTGAAAATGCTGACTAATTTGCAGCGCAGTTTGCACAAAAGTTAGCATTTTTCTCTGCTTGACTAACTCCTGTAAATAGGTAATGGCATATTCGTAGAAAATTGCGGCAACTGAGGTATTAAAGTGTTGAGATATGGCCTGAGCTTCTTGGATAAACGTCTGCCATTTTCCTTGACGTGCTAACTCGGCGAAATAAGTCACGCCGTGCGATACTGTTGTATCACCATCAAAACCATCTAAGGAAATGCGAATACCTGCTTGTTGAGCAGCCCGATTTAATCCCCATACCAGAAAATGACTAGGCCCAATAAAGGGTTCTTCCATATATTTATAGTAGTCCTGCCATTCCGATAAGGGGCCTGATTGATCGGCGTGGACATAATGGGGGATAAATCCACCCTGATTTAATACAGGGTTAATGTATTGGCGTTCATCACATTCAGGAACATCTGCAAAAATATTTGAGAAAGTGTGCAGTTGTGCGTTTTTTTCTTGTAATAAGATATCTCTGGCTACACAAGCAATGGAAGAGGAATCTAAGCCACCACTCAAGTGACAGCTAACAGGAAATGCACTGCGTAAACGACAACGCACTGCCTCGGTAAACACCTCTCGGAAAGCTGCTGCATATTCTGCATCTGAGTTTAGTCTTAACTCTTCACCCACTTCTAAAGACCAGTAGGCGTGAGATATTAATCCACTCGTGTAACTCACTGTCATTGTGTGAGCCGGAGGCAATCTATAGATATTTTTATAGGCAGTGATAGATTTATCTTCTGTAAATGGGTGTAAATGATTGGCGATCGCAATTTCATTTACCACTTTCGGCACTCCTGGTAAACACAAAAGCGCCTTCATCTCCGAAGCAAAGTAAAGCTTTTCTCCAGGTTGATAGTAATAATACAAGGGTTTGATGCCAAAATGATCTCTGGCACAGAACAATGTCTGCTTCCGCTGATCCCAAATTACAAATGCAAAGTCACCCAATAATTTTTTTGGGCATTGTTCACCCCATTTTTCGTAAGCCGCCAGTACTAACTGGCTATCTGTGATTTTTTCTTGTGGGCAATTATCAATGGATAATGCAGATATTAGTTCTTCTCGGTTATCTATGCGGATATCTGCTGTAATAACTAACTCACCAGTACTATCAACTAAAGGTAATTTCTCTAGCAGCGATTCTGGCGTACTCCACAGCATCCGATGACCCAAGCCAACTGCGCCAGAACACCAGATATCTGCACCATCAGACCCACGATGAGCGATCGCATCTACCATTAAGGCCAGCTTTTTCTTCTCTACTGGCTGACTATCTAGATTGTAAATGCCAACTATACCACTCATGATTTATATCCCTGCAAAAGACGGCAATGGAGTAAAGCGTGAGAGATCAGGAAGATAGCCGATGACTACTTGTCCTTGAGTTTCAATCCAAGCATGAGCTTCTAAGTTTCCAGCTTCACCTTTAACCACTCCGATACGTAATTCGGGTGAATAACCATAGCGAGTCATTAACACTTGACACGTTAAAGCCCTCGCTAGACATTTAGCTCCACCCGGTGTGTAACGCGTGCTAATATTGATTGCCCAAACAATTTTGTTCAAAGAAACT encodes:
- a CDS encoding ABC transporter ATP-binding protein, whose translation is MQLGKKIRDKLQNTLRLLPALRLVWQSSPGWTIARVVLLTIQGILPVVSIYLSKLIIDAVAANVSLADKALAFRNVLILIVIAGGVTLLTTLANSLTELVTTAHSQRVTDYMQGIINAKSIEADLEYYENSLYYDTLQRAQQEAPYRPPQILNRLAQIGQNSISLVAMIGLLLTLHWGILGVLFVAALPAMLVRVKYSRIMYDWQRKWTPMQRQGFYLAWMLTSDQFAKEIRLFDLGHYFSNWYLRIRRQIYKESLKIFTRRFIANFAAEAIAGILIFAIYALIIYQAINGVLRLGDLVLYYQALQRGQNDIKSLLANISALYEDNLFLGNLYEFLDLKPRLVDSVNPKPIPRPIQTGIVFHDVSFQYSTTTRQALHNINLNIKPGEVVALVGENGSGKTTLIKLLCRLYDPTAGSITIDGVDIRDYKIAELRRDISVIFQDYAKYNFTAQENIWLANIELPANRESIMTAARRSGADDMITKLPKGYDTILGKLFDQGEELSIGQWQKIALARAFLRDSQLIVLDEPTSAMDPKAEYEVFEKFRQLIQNQAAILISHRLSTVKMADRIYVMENGTIVESGTHNELIQLGSRYAYLYETQAKQYR
- a CDS encoding Hpr(Ser) kinase/phosphatase, which codes for MYVYTAYNLGIHSEFPLPELIPSDKPADVVIRLGKLNEPQQKRSDGGNHLLATIAEFGMVLVKDGKEIVIDPNPGVDEALIRTFLLGVIICVLLRQRGLLVLHASSVVINDRAVAFMADSGFGKSTLAECFHAHGYSILTDDVLAIQVGEKQPLVIPGFPQIKLWPDAVASFGHVPESLPLLNSQTVKRVHRLQDGFFQQSVPLQKIYVLAWGTHSEIVPLEAKQSFGELVRHSREMQALTAPEFLKEHFRQCMSVVQQVPIYSLRRQHSLAALPELVKLVENELVQENLSAVTI
- a CDS encoding lasso peptide, whose product is MKKAYEAPKLTNYGSVQNVTHAFGRPGETDTFQIGDNPTQFPGEVLGLEGSVNGVLNPVPRVPR
- a CDS encoding lasso peptide, yielding MKKAYEAPQITNYGRVQDVTNAFGDDGSADTFQVGNNPTQFPGEILGLSGSAANGIIIPVGSNRGR
- a CDS encoding lasso peptide; amino-acid sequence: MKKAYEAPQLTNYGSVQNITNAFGSAGGRDTFLIGSNPTPVPGSTIGLSGSQNGVLIPN
- a CDS encoding lasso peptide isopeptide bond-forming cyclase — translated: MSGIVGIYNLDSQPVEKKKLALMVDAIAHRGSDGADIWCSGAVGLGHRMLWSTPESLLEKLPLVDSTGELVITADIRIDNREELISALSIDNCPQEKITDSQLVLAAYEKWGEQCPKKLLGDFAFVIWDQRKQTLFCARDHFGIKPLYYYYQPGEKLYFASEMKALLCLPGVPKVVNEIAIANHLHPFTEDKSITAYKNIYRLPPAHTMTVSYTSGLISHAYWSLEVGEELRLNSDAEYAAAFREVFTEAVRCRLRSAFPVSCHLSGGLDSSSIACVARDILLQEKNAQLHTFSNIFADVPECDERQYINPVLNQGGFIPHYVHADQSGPLSEWQDYYKYMEEPFIGPSHFLVWGLNRAAQQAGIRISLDGFDGDTTVSHGVTYFAELARQGKWQTFIQEAQAISQHFNTSVAAIFYEYAITYLQELVKQRKMLTFVQTALQISQHFQVSRRKLFVTYGIKPLVPQYILKIWRSLRGHKQNQPQVTSLINPQFAKTVGINPLTQSQDQDQSRAVTVREEQCRTLNSTLFTTVLELGDLCSAAFSLESRHPFMDKRLIEFCLSLPPEQKLNQGWSRFIMRKGLDGILPQEVQWRGGKTDMSPNFQRGLLHFDRLLVDQVITNDGSNLQEFVDLNTLRRYYDNLISTTEDANDDSTIPVWKALTLSLWLNHNQKNHKSD
- a CDS encoding lasso peptide biosynthesis B2 protein; this translates as MKYLLKILQLTNSDRQFLLGTFVLLGLVRLGMRLLSFNYLRKLINQHSKPNPRVETVSLNKIVWAINISTRYTPGGAKCLARALTCQVLMTRYGYSPELRIGVVKGEAGNLEAHAWIETQGQVVIGYLPDLSRFTPLPSFAGI